The stretch of DNA CATCCACACATCTCTCTATAAtacctatgtatattttacttttagatatcataatttctaatttcccagcatttttcatgtttttatttctttttaatatttagcattttcttttcatacttATCTTTTGTTGTAAGAACATGTAAAACCCGCCATAAGAAGTGGGTAggagattcatttttttttctttgtcatcaaacgtttttaaaataatgaaaaaaattggtctttatacaaaatcttttttcttattttaataaaattcaaattggcAATTCAATCTTCAATTTCGAGACTAGTTTTgattgtatataaatttaatttgatgacctataatttttttaatcttataaTTTTCACTTGAATTTGGAGATAAAAATCATTGCCAATTTGAGTTTGTACGAAAATTCTATGAAATAACTTGAACATGAAATTGGGCAAAAATGCTTCGCAATAAACCAGGAAAAACACAGagaattgtttgaatttattagatTAATTTCACAGGATTaatactaaaaatattttttatattgaaaagttttccataaaaataaacattcaaaattgggaaaattgcaGTATTTTGCCCAATTTCAAAGGAACAAGTTCTTAATTTTAAGATGTAATATTATTCTCATGAATTTAGAATTATAACATTAAGTATAAATTCATCTCGGATTAAAAATAGCCACACTCAACTCTtttatttccttatttttgtacaaataaaattcactcaaTTCTCCCCGGGACAAAAGTCCCCTACATAAtagaagaaactttaaaatgtaaatatagaGGAAggttatataaagaaaatacaactcacatacatattataaataattcgtcgcgtatataaattaaatattagtttCCCGCAAAGCGTCTCAAAAGCATGCCTTTTCTTCCTGAAGCATGTCGAAATATTGACACAAATGCTGCTATGTCGCCTCTTCCTTGGTACTACACACATCCCACATATATATCTCCACATATATAGAACTCTCTCATTGAGGAGTACGATAAGAGTTATTGACAAAGAAAACCCTGGGCAAATAGGGAAGCTTTTACCCCATTGCCAAATATTTTATCCACCAAAAACATCCTCACAATGTGTCGATTGTGCGTTTCACAGGACGATACTTATATGTTAGCACATTATCATCCTCTTCACTATCCCTAATCCGAGATGATTTTCCTGATAGACTGTCATCGTAATCTCTTTAGATGTGAAGTAATGCTTTCTTGTATTTTTGGCATTGAAGCACATTCAAGTTAAATTTCCACACGACGATCATGATTATGTATGAGAATTTGTTGATAAActacttatttatttatcccGAGAATTTTCATGATAGGAATGCCCGCACACATATTATTTTGCACTCAACCGCGTCCTCCCACAAAGTCCCTGGGTTATCCCTCGTTTAGTctttcatgattttatttttttccgcTTTCGTGTACCATATAATATCAATTGGCAATTTGTCGCGCACATTAGAACATAACTTAAATGAGGAACCTCATAAGCAGGAGGGCGAGGAGGAGGTGTGCCAACGAGGAGAGCGGTAGATATTTTGATGATGCTCCACTAATTATGGAATCTGTGTCATCCAAAAGGGGAAAGTCGATAACGTGAATAATACCATTGGTGCACTCCACATCTGGCCGATAAACTTGAATCCACCGATTGTTGTAGAGAATTGAGTAGCctaaaatgagatttatataaatttaataaatttatgaaaacatGCGCCAGGAATAAGCTTCCTTTGCAGAgtgacaaaatatttaagtatacataattcacatttttgcacatacatacatattgacATTATGTATTGCACGTTCCATGCATGTGTGCCGAAATATTTCTCGCAAAACATAAAGTGCTGAAGATTTTGCATTCCACTTACGTCATTCATGTCCAGAATTAGATCTACTTTTGCCACTTtagcataatttttatttttcaattcctAAAACTCTactcacgatttttttttatcgtttacGCAATATTTACAAATCAATCACACTggtcaacaatttttttttggttctaccaaaaaaaagttttctttcgttCAATTTACAAGTTTCCGAATCAGATAATTCCCCAAAGCTCTGAATAAGCACATCGTGTGGCATTTGAGCAAGAAATTTTGCATCTCTCTGTACACGATTAAACCCTTCAGTGCATAATAAATTCCATGTATGCgatcaaatgaaaatgaaaagcttcCAAAAGTTGCAAGTTGTATAGGGGAGTTGAAAGGAACCAAAAGGGAGATAAAAAGATTTGATAAAAGCTCGAGAAAAGGGAACATGTAACACGAACATGGACAAAAATTTTTAGGTCATCCATCTCCCAGTGTGTTCagcattattttaaaaacccCTTCTTTTCCAATTCCATTTGCTATCATTCACTGAAAATCTATTATgcatacaattaaaattttctctttgaattcattattaaaaaaaaattggcgaCCAGTTTTACcattaaaaaatctctcattgaTGTGTGCAAAAcccttttttatttacaaacatgtcatttaaaacaaagtttaatcaacaattttacaattgaaaaaaaataaaatggctttttatttatctttagttgaattaaaaaaagtatttgtaatgaaaattgctTTACTGTTGacccaaaaaaatgaaattaagtaTTTATATTGTAACCTCTACGACACACATATAGGATGTATTAtagatatttttgcaaattgtgCACCACACCAAATAATATTGATTGCCAAACAACATTTACATCACTTTGGAAGTTTTGCAGTGACACGTATAAGGGGGAAAAGTGgagtgaaaaataaagtcaTTCATCTTGATTAACAACCATCAGTTTGAATATCCCTTCTCACTTTCCCGAGAAATAGCATCGATCAGGATGGAATAGCCAAACATAGCGTTGGATTTCCATGCAATCGACTCAATTTTGCGGaaatatcattttaaattttcatgcgAAATTTGATCATGACGGATTTCATGTGACAAAGAAAGGATTGTCCTTCCGATAccaatcaaaatttatttttaaactatcCTACAATAGCTACTCGGTTCAAAGAGCTCGAGTGTAATGAAAGATGAAAAGATGGACTCAAAAGACACTTAAATTGACTCGAAATATCTTGTCGTTCATGTTGAGAGTATAAATCGATGCATTTGACGTAAGTATATTGCTAACAAAAGCCACTCCAGAAGAATTCAAGAGTTATGAATTAATGAAATCTATAGACGACATACTCCACAGGAATGAGAATTTTGCTCCAGAACATTTACCACAATATACCTATACACGTAATGTACATAGAAGTACAACATATGATGGTGAATAGGTAGCAGGAGACCACAAGACATGAAATTGTAAACCAAACATATTACACGCAATTAACCCTTCAcaagaaatcatttaaattatttcctaaAGCCACTAAAAGGGGTTTctcagtaatttttttttttaaataaataattttacaagaattttgcGGATATTGCCATttgatttaagttttttattgcattatttTAACCCACCTAGGGAAAATTTGCACGATAAGGAtatcaaatttaaaaagttaacaACTTTGggttaaaaactttaaaccaCCCcgaggaaagaaaataaactattGAAAGTTTTGCATTGCGCTGAACAGTGAACAGTTTTATCCTCAAAAGATAATACGTACGTACTACTTAGAATGTAGTTGAGGAGGATTATTATAGTTCATTCCGCTCATCTCATGTTTATTATCACAATTGTATTTTCTCTAGCCGCAAAAACTTTTATGTTGGTACGCTCAAAGaatgcaaaattcttcttattttatttattcaacacTATACAAACCGACGTCTTTCAATTATATCCTTAGAGGTATGTGTAAAGAGCCTTTTCTTACTCTTTCTGTTTAATTTGAATACATAATTAAATTGTCATGTTTAATTTATCTTAGAGCTTTAATCACAGAAAAGCTTCGAAAAGTTTTGTGACGAAGGTTattcacagagagagagagagagagagaaaataaaaaaaaactgcaagtTGTTAATCAAGAAGCTATTGAATGAAAAGAGATAGAAGAAACATTCTACCAATTAGCATAATATAGAAGATACgtgatttatgaaaatatatatgacAAGGAGAAGCCTAATTTGAGGAACAAAGTAAATTTTGGGATACGTTGTATTAGGGATCTACATTTCTCAAAACTTTACGGGGTAAATGTGTTCTCTATATTCTCGTGCCACCCTCAAAACAAATCCAAAACTCACCAAAACTATGTGGTTGCAAATAGTACTCCTCCGCTAGTTTCATAATTAAATATGTAACATTATGAAATTGAactatgtaaaatatttaacgactctttttttgtactaaattttatttctaaaacaAACTCTTGTCAGTAAAAAACAGtattgaaagtgaaaaaactcaaaaagtgaaaatttaccAATTTTATCCTCGATTTCTTTTGCGTGTGTTTAACACAGTTTTGTGGAAGTAATTTTgggttgaaaaaaagaacaaaaacacacataagaaaatcacaatttcCCAACAAATTACATAAacgaaggaaataaaattcaggaaCACCATGCAAAAGTATCAAGGAAAAGTTATGTGTATGTCAATTATACAATGTTGTACATAgttgatgaaatttaaaaaaaataaagagagaaaatgtccCTGTTGGTTTAATTTCCAAACTTTTCTCTTGTTAGaacttttgttgaaaaataaagtcgaaataattttttttaaagtttaattaacaaaaaaaattaatgaatcaaagaaaattaattaattcgtaTAAAGCCTCAAAGTTCGTTATTGGTAGGTATGTAGTTGTATATATTAAACTTTGGAGTAGCAGCTTTTTGATTTATCTAATTGACATTTTGATTTCTGCCAATTTATGTTCATTATCGCAATAATTTCGCACTAAATTATTCATCAATCAATTCTACATCAATTCCAATGATGTGTTTcgtaatattttaataatttcgaAGAAAATTTAGGTGTTAATTCGTGctggaaaatctttctttagtCCAGATGAGAGATATCCTTTTTTCTTAGACAGTTGAgagatatctttttttttagaatttcaatcaatgaattaaataaataatgttcTCAAAATCTGTTGAAATTATctgattctttttaaaattctacaaagagacaatttttatttctttttagcaATAAAGCAATTAATTAGTCCCAAAGTATATTGTAAAGAAATAATCTTTGATGGCAGagatatttcttctttcatgTACGTACATGtagtacaaaataaattgcgaAGATTCTTTATAAACAATTTAGCCAATTTGTTGCTACTTCATAGTTTATGGGTGAAAGCATAAAATTCTCTATACATATTGTATTTGCAATGTTAGAGAAAGAGAGATaataaaaggaagaaaaacgCAATTTGTGAGAATGTTAGTTTGAAATGCGAGTATGTTATTAatttaggtaattttttttcttctttttggaCTTACGTCTATCTTCCTCCTTAACACGAATCCTCAGCATTCCTCTCACCGTAGGCAATTCAGCCGTTTGATTGGCAAATTGTCGCAACTCCCCCATTGTGAAGGCTCTGTCCCCAACGATGAGGTGACGTCCTAATATTTCAGTAGCCTTTAATGTTACCacgagacaaaaaaaagagataataaAAGCGTTATTGTGGTGggatatataaaaatttcataaaaatatatggGATTCGTGAATATAATGGAGACATTACTTGTTGTGCATATTCTCGCTGGAAGAGCTTCTGAAGAGCATTAGGGTAGACAGCTTCTGAATTTTTCCAAGCTCTATCTCTCGGTACAAAATATGTAAATCTCTTGGTTTTCTCCGCCAGCTGCTCGTTGAATCTCCCATGACTTCCAATGTTGAATGTGTATCTGCGGtgaatgtggagaaaaaaagagtttgggtattggaaaaaaaatcaaacaagattaatttgatgaaattgaagagaaagCCTTCCTGAGAAAAGGGTATTCAAGGCAATCCCCAAGAGGGTATGTTAGTAATTTCCCACACACGCCCCCAAAAATACTCACTTTAGCATTGGATCCGTTCGCAATTTATCCAAAACTGTAGAATACGGTACACCTAAAACTTTATCAATGATGTGAACGAAACCATTTGTAGCCGCAATATCCGCTTGAATTATTGTGGCATTCACACCACCACCCTCCACTGTTATCGTCTGATTTCGGTCAcgatttgtgaaaatattgaagTAGAGAAATCGTCGATCCACCAGTGTTGGAACTTGATTAATCTGCCAatgttagaagaaaaaagattgtATTATGACTAAATAAAAGGAAGAAGGTATTTCATTCAAGGTTCCACTTCCTAGCCCCCCCTAAATGCGACCGATGGTTCATTTTCTCTCGTCACATATgtctcaatttcaatttgtctTCCACCTTTTTTCCACTCGGTGGTGTCACACACATTTTGGGTTTTGTTATTGAGATTTCAAAGAGATGGggcagagagagaaaaaaatgtccctAAATCGGCGAGGATAAAAATATCCATACGTCCTCTGGTTTTGATGTTTACACAGAAAGCTTGTCTTTTATCGTGACATACcgatgaaatattcaaattgtCCCCAAATACACAGGCTTCCGTATAATATTATAGCCAATAATCCCCCATTTTATTCATAAGATCAATGCGGGATTGTTTTAAATACTCGTAAAAATTGTTtgtgaatggattttttacgaatatttaattttcaatattggATTTTATACTATATACGCAATACAACAACCCCATCCCCATTAAAGCTTAAAGTACGTCGTATCGTGTCAAGAACACTTTGAACAGACAGAAGTTGCAAAAAGAACCTTAAGCAACATTTAAATAGCTCTTTAATATCCTTTGGCCATGTTGCTAAGTGCCTTAACTTCGCAtgttcttccttttttttccaaacatttTCAACATGGATTTTTATGGGTTTAAAGATGTTGTCGCGTCTGTATGTGTTGAACTTTCAGATTACATGCATTAAACATTGAAGAAGAGGAAACGTGCCTCCCCACAcatgaaaaaattttctcaatggacATAAATCTTTCAGCgctttttttcatacatagTGCATACGAAAATATGTTATTTTTTCATGTTCTGGGCATTCTATGGACTTGAGTGTATAATGTCTCCTCGTAGAATCTTTTATgaacaaaacaatttattgtgTCGCACCAGGGATTAggttaataaattcttcttaaatcCCAAAGTCACTGACCTGATTGagattatttgttttaattttatccgtGTTGAGTCTATCGCGGACAATGTGAAGGTTGAGGATTTCTCTCATGCGTTCCCGATTCCGGATGATGTTGTTCAAATTGGAATCACTCCAAGCTTCATTGCTTGGCGCAAAGAGGGTCACATCCTTCATCCGACGAATCTGCTGAACGAATTCCGAGCCAAAATCTTGAATGACTTCGAAGAATTTCGAAAGTGGCCCATCctccttttcctttttatttgtttgggggaaaataaaataggcAATTAATTATCACCAGTGAAGGATGAAGGATTCGGTACATTGAGAGAATGATCAAAAATTTGTTCAacttttacaataaatataaaacacttgaattttgtaaaatttcatttagcGGATGAATGAGTATTTTCTGTCATCAATTTTAATCACTGAAAAATGATATATTGTATgtacagaggaaaaaaatgatctcAAAACATATGCGCATGGGTTTTCACCAGCATTCTTCGCAGTATCTTTTTTTGAGTCATATTTCATGTTCTAAGCGCATAGGAAGAGTCCGCTTAAAAATggtttataatataaaattcatagcATGCAAgttctcaaagaaaatgaataataagcCGTGCCTTTCTTGCAACTGTGTGTTTCGCATATAAGTAATAAATtatagaaatgaataaaccaaattttgtgaagaaaaaaaattttaaaaatttaatttgtgaaaaaaagagcaacaaagtgaaattttataaTCAAATCCAGAATTtgtgtatataaataaaatacatttcaaaACTCAAAATGATTTCGAATGAAAGtagttttgcaaaaatattcaatataaatatttaaaaaacgcGTGCATAAAATTACCTTGAAGGACTATATTTTGAGTGAATATCCCATTATTACATAGAAAGCATTGTAAGTAAGTAGATAATGTTAAGAGTTTATGAGTGTCTATTGTGTCAGATTATTTcgtttttcttccaatttgTGGTTTTCGTGAGCAATATAAAAGCATTTGGTTTCAACTTGTTTACGAAATAAGATGAAAGACGgtttaaattaatgaataattcgAAGCAAGtgcacaaattttttttttctgattcgTATTTATGTATTCGCAGTGCTGTCTAGGAAaggaaattagaaaaaaaaattattaaatctaCTAAAAGTTTCTGATGGGAGAAtctaaggaaaaaaaagttaaatcatttgcatttaatataattttattttatgcagagaaactttattttatgcaTAATATTCATTCGCATTTCATCCGtatcaaatttattaattaattttacccAGAAATCGATCAAATGTTctgtattaattaaaataagaattttacaGCACCTATTTTTGCCTTTGATGacctttttacattttctaccaacaattttttccaatatttccaAGCTTTTTCATTgctggtattttttttaattaaaaactccatttaaaacatttatcaAGATGGAAATGTTCAGACGAATGATTTGATACTCGCAGCGAAAAGGtatcttttatcttttcaaaCAACCCCTGATTGTGGATCCATACATACGAGAATTCTCAAATCATGTTTTATTTGAAGGTAgtattgaaatgtaaattctctttccaataaaattaaattttaatccctCTATATATTAACATAGAATTCCCACTTGTTCATAAATTTATGGAACAAAGATCATTGGAGATTGGAAAGAGATTACATGCTGGAACTTCCGCAATTATTTGATGGAATTAATCACATATTGTGACACTGAGTTTGAGCGGGGGCTTTTATATGTATGAAAGTTCACCCAAATAACGCGCGTCCCACTGAGAGTCCTATTATAATGGCATATGTTATTGATTTCATGTGGTCAATGGAAGCCCATTTCTGTGGAGTAAGCAATTTCCTGtgttaaaagtgaaaatgaatcATACCTCGAGAAATTGAATCACATTGGTGTCGACTATGACTAATGGTCGCTGAATCAAGTGCACCACCCCATTTTCCACGGGGATGTTGGCTCTCACAATTTCTGAGAGCACCACTCCAGGAGCATGCACAGAATCACCAATGAGTGTCTGTGACTTTACGTACgctgcaaaaagaaaagagtacGAATCACAAGTTTGTTGATTAAGTTCCCGAGAGAGGAAAAACATATGCCGAGAGGGAGCTATGCTACTTACTTTTTATATTCTTCCCATCCGTCTGGGAAAAGAATGTGATCAACACTTTCAAATTGTCTTCAAAGGCAGCTGTCGGGAGGGGTTCATCGAGCGGAGCTGCCGCTGTGAATACCGTCCTATTCGGTATAATGTGCCCATCGACGACTTTTCGGTCAATCATATCGGGTCTATGGGGTGATTTGAACCCCTCCTCGACAGGAATTAAAAACGTATGTGCTCCTGGAGTTTGGTACAGATACTCCTTCTTGTGCAGAATCACTTTCTGCCTATAGGATCGTACCCTGTGCTGTCCGATGTCCAAACTTTCGGAAAACGTGAGGAATTGGAATGCATCGGGATTGTGGACGTCCACCGTTGATGATGGGATTGTTGTTAATGGTTGCAGGACATCATCAATCACATGTAAAATCTGTAATTTCATGAAATGTTACACAAGTTGTGGATAAACTAATTTGGTTATTAAATTAACCATAACCACTtgtttttattgatatttatcATTAGGGAAGAGTGAAGTGGAGCTGGTCACGCGAGGACATTGAAAAAGCAACGTATTTTTTACGAGATAGAGcagtattaaataaatatatatgtaggtcagtgaaatattatttaaattaagtaaCGAATAAGTTcattttcgtttctttttttataatgttcCTTTGTATCTATatcaattgatttaaaaaaaaattaaaatcaatcaataaatttaaattaaatcatattaaacagaacaataaaataaagaaatttacaaTCTTTCAATCTAATTTATGAGCTTCTTAATGTGATAGCCTTTTTAATGGCCCGTCATAAATTTCACAAGTTTTTTTCGAAGAATGTTTTACATTGATTCCATCCCAGCAAAGAACAAGTGCCCTTAAATGAATGTATATAGaaacaagaagaaataatttagaatttctttctgCGTGCTTTGTGAATtccaaaaacttttgaatgatttttattgctttaacTCTCCCCAAAACTCAGAagcaatgaaattcttttctcttttctttaacACAACTCTTGAACATTTTGTTCTCACTGCTGTACATGACATATTTGACACATttattcaaggaaaattaaaaatttaaatatgatttttgtttcaagaaaaaaatactttaaaaattataattatttcacGGAGTTCTTTTTCTGGGAAATCTTAATTAACAGAACGCTAAAAAATGCCGAAACATgcgtttaaatttttatttcatgcaCTACGGAAAAAAACATGTGCGcaagaattttcctcccaaCATTTTCTCACCCCTTTTGCTTGgtgaaatgtaattttctcaacaaatagCACGAGTATTGTTTGATAAttaatcttttcaaaaatccTATAACAGCAAGGAGTAATGGGTGAaacgcattaaaattaatgaacttACTtgcttttttccttccttatTAATGAGCTGTACATTGGATCGTGACTTTATAATTAGTGCATTATTGACAAATATCTGATCTATATTTTGGTGTCTTCTCCTTGTTATGTACAACGGGGGATTTCCTTCCATATCCGAAGTCACAGATGGTTTCAATTGCTCCAAAGTACTTGCCACAGTTactataaataaaacattaagagaaaaaaattattacaagtGCAGACTCTTCTCCATGTagacttttttcttgtctctCTTTGTGTTTTCATTATCTTCACATTAATGGCAAAACTTACACATGTGGTACAGGACATAGGTTTTATTCCCAAAATAGCGCTGGAATGCTTTATTGGTGGGTGCAAAGAGAGTCAACGCCCGGAAGTTGAGTGCCGTGCTTGCAATTTGATTCCTTTCGAGTAATGAATAAAACTGgaagaaatgaagaagaaataggAGGTTTTTAGGCTTGGTGTTTTTGGGGGTAAACATTGTGATGAATAGAATAACATTGTAGCGATTGTAACTTGTATGGGTTTACTATATAGCTTGGGGTTTACAGCAGGAGATGGCCATCATGAAATATTGGGAGATTGAtcacatatatgtatataaaatgtaattcaatCCAGCCCTTTCGTCCTCAACAATAAAAGAGACGCGTCTTATGTCTCTTCCGATAGCAAACAAAACATTATACAATGAAGAGGATATAGGGGGCAAGTTTatgtattgattttcaatatatttcgCCCCTATAATTGTATAATTTTACACTACTTTTGCTCGGGGTGCCATTCAAGGGgtgttcttaatttttttgtgccttcTTTCATATACAACACTTATCTTGCTTTAAAAGTCCTTTTGCTACAAAACTATGACTCATTGTCTTCTCCGAGGGGTTCCACTTAATCATGAATAATGTTTCGTCTCTCAATCGATGCTGTGTGTATTGTGAATTGAGAGGcatagaaaaaaacaattaaattacacTATAGGATGTTTGTACTAACATCCCATTCGCAAAAAATCCCAATGGGGAGTATTTTGTATCGCATCATCTTAATATACGAGATGATAGCGATATAGAATTTTTCCCTCTGAATGTTTTTCTTGTAT from Lutzomyia longipalpis isolate SR_M1_2022 chromosome 1, ASM2433408v1 encodes:
- the LOC129789106 gene encoding fasciclin-1-like isoform X2 — encoded protein: MTRGFLLIALLFLFISQMDALTLEEKIRDDPDLSQFYSLLERNQIASTALNFRALTLFAPTNKAFQRYFGNKTYVLYHMLTVASTLEQLKPSVTSDMEGNPPLYITRRRHQNIDQIFVNNALIIKSRSNVQLINKEGKKQILHVIDDVLQPLTTIPSSTVDVHNPDAFQFLTFSESLDIGQHRVRSYRQKVILHKKEYLYQTPGAHTFLIPVEEGFKSPHRPDMIDRKVVDGHIIPNRTVFTAAAPLDEPLPTAAFEDNLKVLITFFSQTDGKNIKTYVKSQTLIGDSVHAPGVVLSEIVRANIPVENGVVHLIQRPLVIVDTNVIQFLEEKEDGPLSKFFEVIQDFGSEFVQQIRRMKDVTLFAPSNEAWSDSNLNNIIRNRERMREILNLHIVRDRLNTDKIKTNNLNQINQVPTLVDRRFLYFNIFTNRDRNQTITVEGGGVNATIIQADIAATNGFVHIIDKVLGVPYSTVLDKLRTDPMLKYTFNIGSHGRFNEQLAEKTKRFTYFVPRDRAWKNSEAVYPNALQKLFQREYAQQATEILGRHLIVGDRAFTMGELRQFANQTAELPTVRGMLRIRVKEEDRRYSILYNNRWIQVYRPDVECTNGIIHVIDFPLLDDTDSIISGASSKYLPLSSLAHLLLALLLMRFLI
- the LOC129789106 gene encoding fasciclin-1-like isoform X1 codes for the protein MTRGFLLIALLFLFISQMDALTLEEKIRDDPDLSQFYSLLERNQIASTALNFRALTLFAPTNKAFQRYFGNKTYVLYHMLTVASTLEQLKPSVTSDMEGNPPLYITRRRHQNIDQIFVNNALIIKSRSNVQLINKEGKKQILHVIDDVLQPLTTIPSSTVDVHNPDAFQFLTFSESLDIGQHRVRSYRQKVILHKKEYLYQTPGAHTFLIPVEEGFKSPHRPDMIDRKVVDGHIIPNRTVFTAAAPLDEPLPTAAFEDNLKVLITFFSQTDGKNIKTYVKSQTLIGDSVHAPGVVLSEIVRANIPVENGVVHLIQRPLVIVDTNVIQFLEEKEDGPLSKFFEVIQDFGSEFVQQIRRMKDVTLFAPSNEAWSDSNLNNIIRNRERMREILNLHIVRDRLNTDKIKTNNLNQINQVPTLVDRRFLYFNIFTNRDRNQTITVEGGGVNATIIQADIAATNGFVHIIDKVLGVPYSTVLDKLRTDPMLKYTFNIGSHGRFNEQLAEKTKRFTYFVPRDRAWKNSEAVYPNALQKLFQREYAQQATEILGRHLIVGDRAFTMGELRQFANQTAELPTVRGMLRIRVKEEDRPEEYYLQPHSFGYSILYNNRWIQVYRPDVECTNGIIHVIDFPLLDDTDSIISGASSKYLPLSSLAHLLLALLLMRFLI